From Nomascus leucogenys isolate Asia chromosome 15, Asia_NLE_v1, whole genome shotgun sequence, a single genomic window includes:
- the FJX1 gene encoding four-jointed box protein 1, translating to MGRRMRGAAATAGLWLLALGSLLALWGGLLPPRTELPASRPPEDRLPRRPAWSGGPAPAPRFPLPPPLAWDARGGSLKTFRALLTLAAGADGPPRQSPSERRWHVPARQPRPEESAAVHGGVFWSRGLEEQVPRGFSEAQAAAWLEAARGARVVALERGGCGRSSNRLARFADGTRACVRYGINPEQIQGEALSYYLARLLGLQRHVPPLALARVEARGAQWAQVQEELRAAHWTEGSVVSLTRWLPNLTDVVVPAPWRSEDGRLRPLRDAGGELANLSQAELVDLVQWTDLILFDYLTANFDRLVSNLFSLQWDPRVMQRATSNLHRGPGGALVFLDNEAGLVHGYRVAGMWDKYNEPLLQSVCVFRERTARRVLELHRGQDAAARLLRLYRRHEPRFPELAALADPHAQLLQRRLDFLAKHILHCKAKYDRRSGT from the coding sequence ATGGGCAGGAGGATGCGGGGCGCCGCCGCCACCGCGGGGCTCTGGCTGCTGGCGCTGGGCTCGCTGCTGGCGCTGTGGGGAGGGCTCCTGCCGCCGCGGACCGAGCTGCCCGCCTCCCGGCCGCCCGAAGACCGACtcccacggcgcccggcctggagCGGCGGCCCCGCGCCCGCGCCTCGCTTCCCTCTGCCCCCGCCCCTGGCGTGGGACGCCCGCGGCGGCTCCCTGAAAACTTTCCGGGCGCTACTCACCCTGGCGGCCGGCGCGGACGGCCCGCCCCGGCAGTCCCCGAGCGAGCGCAGGTGGCACGTGCCAGCCAGGCAGCCCCGGCCGGAGGAGAGCGCCGCGGTGCACGGAGGCGTCTTCTGGAGCCGCGGCCTGGAGGAGCAGGTGCCCCGGGGCTTTTCGGAGGCCCAGGCGGCGGCGTGGCTGGAGGCGGCTCGCGGCGCCCGGGTGGTGGCCCTGGAGCGCGGGGGTTGCGGGCGCAGCTCCAACCGACTGGCTCGCTTTGCCGACGGCACCCGCGCCTGCGTGCGCTACGGCATCAACCCGGAGCAGATTCAGGGCGAGGCCCTGTCCTACTACCTGGCGCGCCTGCTGGGCCTCCAGCGCCACGTGCCGCCGCTGGCACTGGCCCGGGTGGAGGCTCGGGGCGCGCAGTGGGCGCAGGTGCAGGAGGAGCTGCGCGCTGCGCACTGGACCGAGGGCAGCGTGGTGAGCCTGACACGCTGGCTGCCCAACCTCACGGACGTGGTGGTGCCCGCGCCCTGGCGCTCGGAGGACGGTCGTCTGCGCCCCCTCCGGGATGCCGGGGGTGAGCTGGCCAACCTCAGCCAGGCGGAGCTGGTGGACCTAGTACAATGGACCGACTTAATCCTCTTCGACTACCTGACGGCCAACTTCGACCGGCTCGTAAGCAACCTCTTCAGCCTGCAGTGGGACCCGCGCGTCATGCAGCGTGCCACCAGCAACTTGCACCGCGGTCCGGGCGGGGCGCTGGTCTTTCTGGACAATGAGGCGGGCTTGGTGCACGGCTACCGGGTGGCAGGCATGTGGGACAAGTATAACGAGCCGCTGTTGCAGTCAGTGTGCGTGTTCCGCGAGCGGACCGCGCGGCGCGTCCTGGAGCTGCACCGCGGACAGGACGCCGCGGCCCGGCTGCTGCGCCTCTACCGGCGCCACGAGCCTCGCTTCCCCGAGCTGGCCGCGCTCGCCGACCCCCACGCTCAGCTGCTACAGCGCCGCCTCGACTTCCTCGCCAAGCACATTTTGCACTGTAAGGCCAAGTACGACCGCCGATCTGGGACTTAG